Genomic segment of Plasmodium brasilianum strain Bolivian I chromosome 8, whole genome shotgun sequence:
aaattatataactaattatgaaaaaagctctacggaaaaaaataaacaatcaGAAGGAGGTTCATCAAGGTGTCCAATATGGCACAAACAAgctaagaaaaataattcttgtataattgaaaaaaaaaatgtttctatattaaaaaaaaatatccaaAGAACTATATTTTGaagattttcttaaaaataacatgACAATTAATAATAGAACATACCAAAAAGtaatacgtaaaaaatatggattaTGCATTGTTTTACCCGCATAAAAGTTCTTGTTTTTGCTAATATTActcatattaaaatattcattagtTATTTCAATTAAAAATCCTTTGCTTATATCATTAGTTAAGTTGGTCCCTTATGACATTTTGGCGTCAGAATAATTTTCGTCCATTTTTTCTAGGgtaaaatatcaaaaatgtCCTTGGGAGTCTCCATTATTGGACACATCTACACAAGTGGCACATAATATAAAGGAAACTGTATTATTTGGGCATTTAATTGATGTTCCATTATATATCCTATCATTTCTTATATTAGTTGTCACATTTatatttgcaattttttactaccaaaaaaagttataaaattggaaaaaattaaattcagaaaaaggtaaaataaattatataaaaatataattccttctgtaaataaattattaatatttagtaatatttgtattatcatTAGTGATATACCTTATAAGCATACACTTACttccttatattttataaatttaccaacatatatattaactctTTGATTAAAAGCAGTAAACATGGATGCTTTTAGTTATTTTGgtaatatgaaatttttaattttattcattttctaATATTTGTGTAATCTAgattaaaaattatggtttcatatatatatttttgtatttgaaaaaattgtaatgaaacatatattcaaattctttaaaatgaatatataatagcactatttatttaatattactgGAATATCCTGACTCatatttgatataaaaattgttccCTTccgttttttatattattctaagtctcaaattattatttttttgttatattttcgAATTATAATCCCTGTTTTAAATTGGAAATAATTACgtcctttttttgtatttaacgAAACATATTGAATGTATTTCTCTGAGttgatatgtatatatgcatattttttttaaaagaaaaaacacaatttttattctataaaGTAATTTTAAGAGAAGTATtgcagaaaaatatttattgcataaagttttttaatgtacatttagtttgttattttattattttattttatttttttgtaagttttattaattattattatttttattgggTAATTTTGTATgtgaattaattatattattctgttctattatattttcttgttttttttttcggtTATAAGCAAAATGTTAACAACTACATACGGCTTTACATACGTTCTTTTTCAGATATTTTCTTTAGTTTATTGTTAgctatatatttaaaaatactatatttctataaaataaaaaatgtataatcataaagtactttatttttttcaaatgttATCCAATAATATAACCAAATTAacataaattcttttttatatttgctaGATATATTCAATTACACATGTTCaagttgtatatatattacacaagtatatactatatacataaattaattttatgtataaattttttacaacatttaaaattactcattaatataacatttttaatgcttactaaattttatttattttaatttattttaattagtaatgtactttaaatatatttatatataatatttactaaaatatatgtttttttattttttttaatgtatcttacattaaatataattataagaaCATAGAagagataaaataaatttatattttagagaaaaaaaagttctaAGAAACATAGTATCTTAATTGccatttataattattaaaaaagttacTTGTAGAACTGAAATTTTTActgttttatatacattgactcatcaaataaatatattatctatGTGGGacaaaaaatgttattttttattaaattttttgcttttagCCTATTAATGTGGAACATGAAACGTTATTATaagttttaatataaaaataaaatttacgaAAATTCTATACCTTTTAGTAGTTATCTCgttatatttccatttttaaatgaacttTTATTAATGcgagaataaatatatttttcataatcattgaatatttatcttaatttttagttCACTGCCTCTATCAAATTACTTAATAACAAAAACGGGAAAAATACTTCATTAAAAGTGAATACCAGCAAGTAAACATTATggaaagaaatagaaaaattatattcaagaccaaaaagaacaattgtaacaataaaaaataaaattaaaaaaggtgaaaataatatctcagaacattcaaatatattaaaaaatgagtaCGAATATGAAAAATCGAACAAATTATCACATAATAACAAGTCTACAAAACCATTTAACTCCCTCGAATATATTGATAATTGTGAAGGGTCAGATGATAtacataaagaaaataataaaaaatacaattaattCATTTGATATTGGTGATATAGAAGTACTGATGCCTCAAATTAATATGTTCTATTATTCCGTTAAATCTTTTATCCgaagtattattaaaaataggaacagaaatatgaagaacatttaataaagttattaagaacttatttttttaaccaCAGCtatgatgaagaaaaaagaactaTTAAATGACaagagaaatttttttttaaacattttatctttacttctacaattttttcattaacaaTATTATCTGAAGTATTTTATGCATGAGGATAGGAATACCTT
This window contains:
- a CDS encoding fam-l protein; translated protein: MKKALRKKINNQKEVHQELYFEDFLKNNMTINNRTYQKGKISKMSLGVSIIGHIYTSENNISEHSNILKNEYEYEKSNKLSHNNKSTKPFNSLEYIDNCEGSDDIHKENNKKYN